The Nodosilinea sp. PGN35 genomic sequence CTGGTACACCCCTGAGAAAACCCTGATGCAGTTCATGGGGCCGATTCCAGCCCCCACTCTGGCAGACGAGCTGGGGTTTCAGACCATTTCCGACCCGGCGGCGGCCAGTGGTGAGGCTGGCCATCGGCTGCGGCAGCTCACCCTGCCGGTGTACCGCAACGGGCAAATATTGGGCTATCTCCAGGTGGCCGCCGGGCTCGACCCGGTGGTGCAGCCCCTGCAAGACCTGCGCTGGTTTTTGGCGTTGGGGGTACCGGCGGCCCTGGGGGCGATCGCCGCCGTGGGCTGGGGGCTGGGGGGCATGGCCATGCAGCCCATTCGCGCCGCCTACCAGCGGTTGCAGCAGTTTACCGCCGATGCCTCCCACGAGCTGCGCGCCCCCCTGGCGGCGATCGTCAGCCACGCCCAGCTGGGCCTGATGGAGCCGACCTCGCCCCAGGAGCAAACCGCCTGTCTGCAAACCATTTCTGAGGTGGGCGAGGGCATGAGCGCTCTGGTGGGACGACTGCTGTTTTTAGCTCGCCACCAGGGGCAGCCGCCCTGGCGGTTGGGGCCGCCCAGCGACCTGGTGGACTTGCTCACCCCGCTGGTGGCCAACTACAAAATCTCCATGGCGGCCCAAAACCTTACCTTTGCCGCCACCCTGCCGCCGTCCCCCGTCTGGCTGCGGGCCGAACCCGACCTGCTGCGCCAGGCGGTGATCAACCTCCTAGACAATGCCCAGCGCTACACCCCGGCGGGCGGCACCGTTGCCCTGCGCGGCGAAGTGCAGCACCGCTGGGTCGTACTGCGGGTGGAAGATTCCGGCGTTGGCATTGCCGCCGCCGACCTGCCCCACATTTTTGAGCGGTTTTACCGGGTCAGCCCGGAGCGATCGCGTCAGTCGGGCGGCGTCGGCCTCGGGCTGGCCATTGTGCAGCAGATCGTTGCCCTCCACGGCGGGCAGATTCGGGTCAGCAGCCAGCTCAAGGTGGGCACCGAGTTCGAGCTGCGCTTGCCCCTGGCGGCAGCGCCGCGCCAGTTTCCCCAACGCTGATCTGATATAGCCATGGTTAAGACACTCAGCAGCCTCAGCAACGTTTGAACGTTCACATGTTATCCACCGCCGTCACCGGGCAGGGCGGCACAGCCGCCGAAACCCTGACGTTACTTTTGGCTCGCACAATGGGGCTAGAACAAGACCGTGGGGTCTGACCCTGGGAGGTGGTTAGTGATGACCAGTGTGAGCCGTGCCTTAGCCC encodes the following:
- a CDS encoding cell wall metabolism sensor histidine kinase WalK, whose amino-acid sequence is MFERSRLSLARWFTLSMGGILVLFAGLLYAREARDRLRTFDQALYDSGQVIASGVEEISYGDRRRIDLEDAPLLGSDAIRIDTAIVIARWYTPEKTLMQFMGPIPAPTLADELGFQTISDPAAASGEAGHRLRQLTLPVYRNGQILGYLQVAAGLDPVVQPLQDLRWFLALGVPAALGAIAAVGWGLGGMAMQPIRAAYQRLQQFTADASHELRAPLAAIVSHAQLGLMEPTSPQEQTACLQTISEVGEGMSALVGRLLFLARHQGQPPWRLGPPSDLVDLLTPLVANYKISMAAQNLTFAATLPPSPVWLRAEPDLLRQAVINLLDNAQRYTPAGGTVALRGEVQHRWVVLRVEDSGVGIAAADLPHIFERFYRVSPERSRQSGGVGLGLAIVQQIVALHGGQIRVSSQLKVGTEFELRLPLAAAPRQFPQR